From Rissa tridactyla isolate bRisTri1 chromosome 7, bRisTri1.patW.cur.20221130, whole genome shotgun sequence, a single genomic window includes:
- the NFE2L2 gene encoding nuclear factor erythroid 2-related factor 2 isoform X2, whose translation MNLIDILWRQDIDLGARREVFDFSQRQKEYELEKQKKLEKERQEQLQKEQEKALLAQLELDEETGEFIPAQPTPRIESENTEPPVGFSQTTQTSKPEAEALSFDDCMQLLAEAFPFIDDNEASSSAFQSLDPAQIDSSPVFVSSDQTQPPESPLLVPLTDAENMQNIEQVWEELLSLPELQCLNIENDNLAEVSTITSPETKPTEMHNSYNYYSSLPVMRKDVNCGPDFLDSIEGPFSSILPPEDTGQLSVNSLNDTSPSNSDFCEDFYTAFIETKANGDTATTNTISQSLAEILSEPIDLSDFSLCKAFNGNHSGTVPECNDSDSGISLNASSSVASPEHSFESSAYRDKTFACSDSEMEDMDSAPGSVPQSNAGGYSLQFQDQAFSSVGPSAQTPSLQCINTLKKEPPPSPGHPKAPFTKDKPSSRLEAHLTRDEQRAKALQIPFPVEKIINLPVDDFNEMMSKEQFNEAQLALIRDIRRRGKNKVAAQNCRKRKLENIVELEQDLSNLKDEKEKLLKEKGEHDKSLRQMKKQLTTLYLEVFSMLRDEDGKSYSPSEYSLQQTRDGNVFLVPKSKRSETKP comes from the exons ATGAACTTGATTGACATCCTTTGGAGGCAAGATATAGACCTTGGGGCAAGGCGTGAAGTTTTTGATTTTAGTCAACGGCAGAAGGAGTATGAacttgagaaacagaagaaacttgAAAAGGAAAGACAAGAGCAGCTCCAAAAAGAGCAGGAGAAAGCCTTGCTGGCTCAGCTGGAGTTAGATGAAGAGACAGGTGAATTTATTCCTGCTCAGCCAACTCCGCGCATTGAGTCAGAAAATACCGAGCCACCAGTCGGTTTTTCACAG ACCACACAGACttcaaaaccagaagcagaagCCTTGTCCTTTGATGACTGCATGCAGCTCTTGGCAGAAGCATTCCCATTTATAGACGACAATGAG GCTTCTTCATCTGCATTTCAGTCACTGGATCCTGCTCAGATTGATAGCAGCCCAGTCTTCGTTTCCTCTGATCAGACTCAGCCACCTGAATCACCTCTTCTAGTTCCACTTACTGATGCAGAGAATATGCAGAACATAGAGCAAGTCTGGGAAGAATTATTGTCCCTTCCAGAGTTACAG TGTCTAAACATTGAAAATGATAACCTGGCTGAGGTCAGCACAATCACAAGCCCTGAAACCAAGCCAACAGAGATGCACAACAGCTATAATTACTACAGCTCATTACCCGTCATGAGAAAAGATGTTAACTGCGGTCCAGATTTCCTGGATAGTATCGAGGGCCCCTTTTCCAGCATTTTGCCACCAGAAGACACCGGCCAGCTGAGCGTGAACTCTTTAAACGACACGTCCCCTTCAAACTCTGATTTCTGCGAGGATTTCTACACCGCCTTTATTGAGACAAAGGCGAACGGTGACACAGCAACGACAAACACCATCAGTCAATCACTCGCGGAAATTCTAAGTGAACCTATTGATCTTTCTGATTTCTCACTGTGTAAAGCTTTTAATGGCAACCACTCAGGAACCGTACCAGAATGTAATGATTCTGACTCTGGTATTTCATTGAATGCAAGTTCTAGCGTAGCGTCGCCTGAACACTCTTTTGAATCATCTGCCTATAGAGATAAGACTTTTGCTTGTAGTGATTCTGAAATGGAAGACATGGATAGCGCTCCTGGAAGCGTGCCGCAGAGCAACGCTGGCGGGTACTCATTGCAATTCCAGGATCAAGCGTTTtcttctgtggggccaagcgctCAAACGCCCAGTTTGCAGTGTATAAACACACTAAAGAAAGAACCCCCTCCCAGTCCAGGCCACCCCAAAGCCCCGTTCACAAAAGATAAACCTTCAAGCCGCCTTGAAGCTCATCTCACAAGAGATGAGCAAAGAGCAAAAGCTCTGCAGATCCCTTTTCCTGTCGAAAAAATCATCAACCTCCCCGTTGATGACTTCAATGAAATGATGTCTAAGGAGCAGTTCAACGAAGCCCAGCTTGCGCTTATTCGCGATATACGCAGGAGAGGCAAGAACAAAGTGGCTGCTCAAAACTGCCgtaaaagaaaactggaaaatatagTGGAACTGGAGCAAGACTTGAGTAACCTAAAAGACGAGAAAGAGAAATTGCTTAAGGAAAAAGGAGAGCACGACAAAAGCCTTCGtcaaatgaaaaagcagctaACCACCTTATACCTTGAGGTCTTCAGCATGCTACGTGACGAAGATGGAAAGTCTTACTCTCCTAGTGAGTATTCGCTGCAGCAAACCAGGGATGGCAATGTCTTTCTTGTTCCTAAAAGCAAGAGGTCAGAGACTAAACCTTGA
- the NFE2L2 gene encoding nuclear factor erythroid 2-related factor 2 isoform X1 — protein MEIELPPATQDMNLIDILWRQDIDLGARREVFDFSQRQKEYELEKQKKLEKERQEQLQKEQEKALLAQLELDEETGEFIPAQPTPRIESENTEPPVGFSQTTQTSKPEAEALSFDDCMQLLAEAFPFIDDNEASSSAFQSLDPAQIDSSPVFVSSDQTQPPESPLLVPLTDAENMQNIEQVWEELLSLPELQCLNIENDNLAEVSTITSPETKPTEMHNSYNYYSSLPVMRKDVNCGPDFLDSIEGPFSSILPPEDTGQLSVNSLNDTSPSNSDFCEDFYTAFIETKANGDTATTNTISQSLAEILSEPIDLSDFSLCKAFNGNHSGTVPECNDSDSGISLNASSSVASPEHSFESSAYRDKTFACSDSEMEDMDSAPGSVPQSNAGGYSLQFQDQAFSSVGPSAQTPSLQCINTLKKEPPPSPGHPKAPFTKDKPSSRLEAHLTRDEQRAKALQIPFPVEKIINLPVDDFNEMMSKEQFNEAQLALIRDIRRRGKNKVAAQNCRKRKLENIVELEQDLSNLKDEKEKLLKEKGEHDKSLRQMKKQLTTLYLEVFSMLRDEDGKSYSPSEYSLQQTRDGNVFLVPKSKRSETKP, from the exons GACATGAACTTGATTGACATCCTTTGGAGGCAAGATATAGACCTTGGGGCAAGGCGTGAAGTTTTTGATTTTAGTCAACGGCAGAAGGAGTATGAacttgagaaacagaagaaacttgAAAAGGAAAGACAAGAGCAGCTCCAAAAAGAGCAGGAGAAAGCCTTGCTGGCTCAGCTGGAGTTAGATGAAGAGACAGGTGAATTTATTCCTGCTCAGCCAACTCCGCGCATTGAGTCAGAAAATACCGAGCCACCAGTCGGTTTTTCACAG ACCACACAGACttcaaaaccagaagcagaagCCTTGTCCTTTGATGACTGCATGCAGCTCTTGGCAGAAGCATTCCCATTTATAGACGACAATGAG GCTTCTTCATCTGCATTTCAGTCACTGGATCCTGCTCAGATTGATAGCAGCCCAGTCTTCGTTTCCTCTGATCAGACTCAGCCACCTGAATCACCTCTTCTAGTTCCACTTACTGATGCAGAGAATATGCAGAACATAGAGCAAGTCTGGGAAGAATTATTGTCCCTTCCAGAGTTACAG TGTCTAAACATTGAAAATGATAACCTGGCTGAGGTCAGCACAATCACAAGCCCTGAAACCAAGCCAACAGAGATGCACAACAGCTATAATTACTACAGCTCATTACCCGTCATGAGAAAAGATGTTAACTGCGGTCCAGATTTCCTGGATAGTATCGAGGGCCCCTTTTCCAGCATTTTGCCACCAGAAGACACCGGCCAGCTGAGCGTGAACTCTTTAAACGACACGTCCCCTTCAAACTCTGATTTCTGCGAGGATTTCTACACCGCCTTTATTGAGACAAAGGCGAACGGTGACACAGCAACGACAAACACCATCAGTCAATCACTCGCGGAAATTCTAAGTGAACCTATTGATCTTTCTGATTTCTCACTGTGTAAAGCTTTTAATGGCAACCACTCAGGAACCGTACCAGAATGTAATGATTCTGACTCTGGTATTTCATTGAATGCAAGTTCTAGCGTAGCGTCGCCTGAACACTCTTTTGAATCATCTGCCTATAGAGATAAGACTTTTGCTTGTAGTGATTCTGAAATGGAAGACATGGATAGCGCTCCTGGAAGCGTGCCGCAGAGCAACGCTGGCGGGTACTCATTGCAATTCCAGGATCAAGCGTTTtcttctgtggggccaagcgctCAAACGCCCAGTTTGCAGTGTATAAACACACTAAAGAAAGAACCCCCTCCCAGTCCAGGCCACCCCAAAGCCCCGTTCACAAAAGATAAACCTTCAAGCCGCCTTGAAGCTCATCTCACAAGAGATGAGCAAAGAGCAAAAGCTCTGCAGATCCCTTTTCCTGTCGAAAAAATCATCAACCTCCCCGTTGATGACTTCAATGAAATGATGTCTAAGGAGCAGTTCAACGAAGCCCAGCTTGCGCTTATTCGCGATATACGCAGGAGAGGCAAGAACAAAGTGGCTGCTCAAAACTGCCgtaaaagaaaactggaaaatatagTGGAACTGGAGCAAGACTTGAGTAACCTAAAAGACGAGAAAGAGAAATTGCTTAAGGAAAAAGGAGAGCACGACAAAAGCCTTCGtcaaatgaaaaagcagctaACCACCTTATACCTTGAGGTCTTCAGCATGCTACGTGACGAAGATGGAAAGTCTTACTCTCCTAGTGAGTATTCGCTGCAGCAAACCAGGGATGGCAATGTCTTTCTTGTTCCTAAAAGCAAGAGGTCAGAGACTAAACCTTGA